The window ACCAACAAATTGCCGACCGGATCGGCGACCAGACGCCGCTCAAATCAGTGCAACTCACGGCGGACAACGTATGGAAGCAGCACCCGTGGCTTAATATTCTCTCGTATGACAGGACGCAACAGCCGTTGCGAGGCCAATACGATCCGCAATCGGCGTTTGATCTGATTTTTAAAAATGCCGCGCGCGATAAGCGCCGAACGGAATTGGCGAGCGTACTGGACGGTGTGCGAGACGCGTCTTCTTCATTACTTCGCAAAGCCAGTTCGCAGGATCGGCAGGTGTTGCAGCAGTATTTCGAGTCGCTGCGGGATGTGGAGAAGAGCATTGAACGCGCGCGGGCCAATGGCCAAGTGGCGGCGGCGGATCCGAAGCTGGCGCAGATTGATCCGACGCTGGAGGTTGGCAATCTGGGCGAGCGCGTCAAGGCGATGATGGACCTGATCACGCTGGCGTTTTGGACTGACTCCACCCGTATCGCCTCGTGCATGCTGGCCAATACGAATAGCCGAATCCATTACGATTTCATGGGCGTGAACGCGGAGTTTCATTACGTGTCGCATCATGTGCGTAACAAGAAGGTGCTGCCGGCGTACGACAACATCAATATTTGGCACACAGCGCAGCTGCGTTATTTGATTGAAAAAATGAAGACGCTGCCGGACGGCTCGGGCACCTTGTTCGACAACTCACTGATCCTTTGGGGTTCGGGCATCAAGCACGGCGATTATCATTCGCTGACCGATCTGCCGGTGGTCTTGGCCGGCGGCGGCGGTGGGCAAGTGGAGCTGGGCCGGCATGTGCGTTATCCCGAGGCGCGGCCGTTTGGCAACCTGTTGCTTACGCTGATGAATCTGATGGGCGCACCGGCCGAGCGCATTGGAGATTCCACCGGGCTGCTGCCGGGCATCAGCGGCAAGGCCAATTTCAAGCCGGTCAATCCGGATGACGGCACGTGGAAGATTACCCAAAGCGATGGGCAAACCCTCACTGCGAAGGGCTTGCTGCGGATCGAGATCGAAGGCGAGCAGGAATATTATTTGCTGCGTCTGTCGGACAAGAGCGATCTGGAGATTCGGATTCCGTTTATGAACAACCACCGGCTGCGCTTCGACCGCAACGTCGGTAGGGTGGTCGAGGTAACCGGCCAATACAAGGTGGTCGATGGCAAGAAAACCCTCGTGTCGCTCAAGGCGGCGAAGGCCCCTTAAGCCGATGAGCAATGTTCGTCGTTTCCTTCAGGGGTTTCTTTTCACGTTCGCAGCGTGGACCATGCCTTCGGCGTGGGCCGCGGAATTTACAGCAGCCGCGGAGGTGATCGAAGATCGATGCCTGACGTGCCACGATAGCGACACGAAAAAAGGCGGTATCGATTTATCACCGTTGCTGCAGAAAACCAATTCCTCTTACGGCGACTACACCAAGCTTTGGATCCGGATGGAGAACATGGTGGCTCGCGGCGAGATGCCGCCTGAGAACAAGAAGCCGCTGGCAGCGGATGAGAAAGCGGCGATTCAGTCGTGGTTCCATGAATCGTTTGTGCTTCGCGCCGGCAAATCGCACATCGGCCCCACGCCGTTGCGTCGGCTGACGCGGTACGAGCTTGAGAACACACTGGAAGCCGTGCTGGCCGTGCCGCTCAAGGTGCCGTACCGCGATTCCATCACCGGCAATCTGGCGGTGTCCAAGATCACCTCGCTGGTGCCTTCCGATATCCCCGGCGAATCCGGTTTCGACAACGACGCGCATCGGCTTGGCGCGCTTAAGCCGCCTCTGAACGCCTTCGCCGACGCGGCGAACTATGCCCTCGCCCAATTCAGCCGAAACCCCGGCGCCATCAAGATAGTGCTGGGCCGGGCAGAGATTCCGACCGCCGCCAGCGAGGCCGAAGCCAAGGCGATCATTTCGAAATTTCTGCTACGAGCTTTCCGCGGCAATGCCGCGCGGTTGCCCGATTATGAACGCGCCTTTCACGGGCTGTACGCGAATCATGTGGCGGTGTCCAAGGATAGCCGCACGAGCTTGCTGCATGTGTTTGAGATGATTTTGGTGACGCCGGAATTTCTGTATCGCTTCGAGCGCAGTCAGGCGCAGCGCACGCCGTATCCCGTCACCGGTTTGGAGCTGGCGACACGCCTGTCCTATTTCCTCTGGGCCGGTCCGCCGGATGCTGAGCTGCTGAAGCTCGGGCAGGACGGCAGTTTGCTGAAGGAGGATGTCTTAAAAAAACAAGTCGCCCGCCTGCTAAATTCCCCCAAGCGGATTGCTTTGTCGGAAAATTTTGCGGGCCAATGGCTGGGCTTTAGCGATCTATTGGCCAATCGCGAATACCTCCTGAACGAACGCTGGAATCGGGAAACCTACGACGAGGCGCTGTTTTTCTTTGACGAATTGATCCGCTCCAACCGCAGCGTGCTGGAGCTGGTGCAAAGCGATTGGCTCTACAAACGCGCGTCCGCCCTGCAGGCGAAAGGGCACGGTTACCAGAAACTGAAGTCGGACGCGTTGCCCCGGGTGTTCACGGACATTTTCGCCAACCGCCAAAGCAAAACCCGCAACCGCAAGACACGCTACGATCCGCCCATCCTCGTGCA is drawn from Limisphaerales bacterium and contains these coding sequences:
- a CDS encoding DUF1552 domain-containing protein, with amino-acid sequence MRPAISHAKAKAAKANPVRLCVLYKGCGVNPHSWDIVGGTETEFELSKILRPLAPVQKDILVLGNLENDGVSSHMDAPGTFMSATKHKDANRYSFDQQIADRIGDQTPLKSVQLTADNVWKQHPWLNILSYDRTQQPLRGQYDPQSAFDLIFKNAARDKRRTELASVLDGVRDASSSLLRKASSQDRQVLQQYFESLRDVEKSIERARANGQVAAADPKLAQIDPTLEVGNLGERVKAMMDLITLAFWTDSTRIASCMLANTNSRIHYDFMGVNAEFHYVSHHVRNKKVLPAYDNINIWHTAQLRYLIEKMKTLPDGSGTLFDNSLILWGSGIKHGDYHSLTDLPVVLAGGGGGQVELGRHVRYPEARPFGNLLLTLMNLMGAPAERIGDSTGLLPGISGKANFKPVNPDDGTWKITQSDGQTLTAKGLLRIEIEGEQEYYLLRLSDKSDLEIRIPFMNNHRLRFDRNVGRVVEVTGQYKVVDGKKTLVSLKAAKAP
- a CDS encoding DUF1588 domain-containing protein, whose product is MSNVRRFLQGFLFTFAAWTMPSAWAAEFTAAAEVIEDRCLTCHDSDTKKGGIDLSPLLQKTNSSYGDYTKLWIRMENMVARGEMPPENKKPLAADEKAAIQSWFHESFVLRAGKSHIGPTPLRRLTRYELENTLEAVLAVPLKVPYRDSITGNLAVSKITSLVPSDIPGESGFDNDAHRLGALKPPLNAFADAANYALAQFSRNPGAIKIVLGRAEIPTAASEAEAKAIISKFLLRAFRGNAARLPDYERAFHGLYANHVAVSKDSRTSLLHVFEMILVTPEFLYRFERSQAQRTPYPVTGLELATRLSYFLWAGPPDAELLKLGQDGSLLKEDVLKKQVARLLNSPKRIALSENFAGQWLGFSDLLANREYLLNERWNRETYDEALFFFDELIRSNRSVLELVQSDWLYKRASALQAKGHGYQKLKSDALPRVFTDIFANRQSKTRNRKTRYDPPILVQRHGDREGGLLTSAAIMRVTSSKTRTSPIRRGVWVLNTLIGKSMEAPEDVPPIEEARAALNIKRDPTVAELLKQHVSKAVCNACHKEIDPLGLGLENFAQTGEWRTHYPDKAPVVSSGIMPNGKAFQTPREMKALLLELYGEDIANNFARQLFAYALGRGLEPYDRVSLDQIVSASKKDGYKTSTIIEQIVLSNQFRNRQDP